Within the Rosa rugosa chromosome 2, drRosRugo1.1, whole genome shotgun sequence genome, the region CCCAATGTGGAAAGTTGGATGAGAGTTTGACAGGACCAAACTTTCTCTTCGGCTAGCTGTATCTGACTGATGGCAACCAATATTTGTACTCAGGACGAAGACAACGTCATGGAGTCACATCTCAACTTGAAATCAGAAACTGAAATGAAGCCTTACTTGTAAAAGCAGATGTACCCTTTCTTTAGTATCCTGGAAAATCCAGATGCAGGGCGAAATCAAGAAGATAGAAACAAAATCTCACAAAGCTGAATCATCAAGAAAAACTTAAATGAATGTTATCAAAACCTTGCAATGAGAATTGAAATTTTACAATTCTGATAAACTGCTCCATTGCAAATAGCCTCGAAAACATGCAATAAGATCAATGTTGCTACCAATCCAGAAATAgggattttggaaagaaatTCTAGATGGATAAATATATTTTGATAACTTTCCTCCGCCGTCTCAAACGTTAGCTGCTAGGAAGGGTATCCATATCACCAAAGTCATACAAGTCAAGTCTAGTAAAATCATCACAATCCCCATAATCATAGTCATAGAAATCGCTCCCACTTGAAAATCCATATTCCTCATAATCATCAGACAACAAATTACTGTCAGAAAAACCATATGGGGAGTCCCCATCATTATCACGTGAATCGTAACCATTAGACATAGCATCAAACTCATAGTCTTCAGTGGAATCATAAGGAAGCCGTAACCTTTTAATTTGTCCGGTCAATCTTTTCTCCAAATCTCCCTCCAGGTTAAGGTTGAAACAGTAGCGCAGATCAAGTGACTCAAGATGAGGACAACAATCAAGAATTTCCCTCAAGCCATCATTCGTCAGCTTATTCCCAAAAAGCTGGAGGTGCTGCAAACCTCGCATCGTTCCTGCTACGGCAAGTGCATCATTATCACACTTATCTGGCGGGAATTGGTACCAGTGGTTGTTCAGTTTCACAGACTTCAAAAGCGGACAAGAGCGTCCAACAACCTCTAGAGGTTCCTGCGAAAGCGTGCACAACGAAATTTCAAGGTCCTCCAACATCGGAAGCTTCAAAGCCACTTCACTCAATCCCTCATCCGTTATGAAATAACACCGCACAATTCGGAGGCGTCTGATTCCACTTGATCTATCAAAAATTTTCACCCTAGTATGTCAGTTTTTACACAACGCCACAAACATATCAATCTGATTCCAGTTCAAAGTATTCAAAAACTGTCGAAATAAATGATATCACAAAAATTTCCAACACTGATTGTTCTACAATCTACAGGGATACTCTGTTCATTTGCTATCTGATTTCCAACTAGTAAAGCTAGCGTAAAGCATCAAACTTCTCATTAATCTAATCAAATTGCAGCTACAACTGAGCTTAATCTCACTAAATTGAAAGCTTCAAAAGCAAGCACTAAGCATATATGGATGAACCAAAAGCTTAACAAAATGAAAAAGTTGAATACCTATCGGTGATATACTTGAGCAGCTCATCGCTGCCGAAGTACTCGACGGTGATATCGACGAGCTGACCACAGCTCCGATCAACGGCGTGGCAGCACATCTTCTCCAAATCATACGTCATGTCGTGAAGGTCGCCGTCGTTGCGCATATCGATGGTGCGCCACATCAGTGGGTCCTTGCAGATTGCTCGCCACGATCTGCAGACCTTCTCGGCGGCCGTCAGGATCTCGATCGCTCCGAGCCGCGAAAGTATCGAAGCGGTGATCTCCGGCGGGAGTTCGAGCCAGTTACGGTGGCGGGCGGGGGTGAATCTGGACGACGGCGGCGAGGGTTTGGGCTTTGAGCCTAGGGTTTTCTGGTTGCTTTTGTTGTCCATGAGGATTTTGAGTATGATTTTTGAAGGGTTACCAACCCCTAAGAAATCACTTTTAACGCCTCAGATCTGCATTTGCCTTTTCTTTAttttcgacaaaaaaaaaaaaaaaaaaaaaccgatttTCTTACTTTCTAAATATACTCAATAAATATTCAGATATTTAAATACATCCAGTCAATCAATTTTACATGAACAATTCTATTATCATAAAATGACATGAAAAGTCATGATAAATTaagataatttaaaaaaaaaaaaatcataaaatttAAATTTGTGTGTTCTATTTGTACTCAAAACAGTTCACTATGTTCAGGTAATAACATGATTTTCTTCTAGCAAAATCCTTAAAGacaaatttcacttttcattgtAATTGCTTCATCTCTTAGGTTTAATATACATGGTATTGACAAAGTTGTGAGTGCAATCATGATTTCACTTTTTCATTATAATTGATTCATCAACAAGCACCGAAACTTATTAAAGTCTTCGGTAATCAACCactaaataaaattattttgttCAGTAGTGAACCACTGAAACAGACCACTTTGCTCGGCAAAGAACCACTAAAACAGATTACTTTGTTCGGTAGAGAACCACCGAATATAACTACTTTTTTCGATAGGAAATCACCAAATGTTACCAGTATTTCACCAAAAAAACCACCGAATATGCAACAGACTTGGCGTTTCAAGGCACTAGTACTACTGCACCAGACTCCATCTACATTCACTGCTCAAACTGAGATTGAGGCTTTCCAATCTTACTCGGAGGGTAGATTTTCAACTTGTTCCAAAGGGCAGGTTGagctttccatgcatatagACCAAAGTGCAAAAGAAATCCAATAAGTCACTTCCCTTTTCATaactttttaatcttttatagATCCCAACTCATCAATTATGCATTCCACCTTCATCAAATGTTGTTTTAGAGGCCAGGCCAACTttataacagaaaaaaaaaaaaaaaaaaaaaaaaaaaaaaaaaaaaaaaacagattaaCCAAACTTTTATTTGTCTAAGGACACATTAACAAGACTTGTTCAATAGTTTCAGGAAACTCCTGACATATATATTGGGTATACATAGAGATAGTCATCCTCAGTATCATCATCGTCGTAATCTGATGGAGTAGGCATTTTCACTTCTTCAGTATTTAAGATCATTGTCATATATTTGAGTAACTATCATCATTATTAATTATTGACGCCCTGAACTAAGTAGTCATTCTCATCAccaaaatcaatttttttttaaaaaaaaataagaagcgGGTCCCATAATGGACTACCCATCCCAGTGCCACTATTATTAATAATACTGAACCGGGAAGAATACAATTAGGGTAacaaagaacaaaaatctcGTATGTGAGTTCAACTATCTTCAAAGTGAACATCTTAAATAATTTCAGAAGTCGCATCTATTGCAACTTGCAAGGTGTGTCAATTTATTGGCTACTCCATTTACTTCACAATAATCATATATGTTTAAGATAAATGATATTCAAAGCCTTCATATAAAAACGACAATCATCTAGAAGACAACCTAGCTCAGGACGATCCACCTCCTCGTTAGTCGATCAGAGCCTTAATATCTATGTAGTCCTCCTCATCATCAAACTCTGAGTCgtcatcctcctcctcatcaAAATCTGAGTAGTCATCCTTATAAGGTGCTATGTGACAATTAACTGTAGTTGAAGAAAGATAGTCCATGTCGTCAACGGAATCGTTGGGAAGCCGCAAGCTTTTAATTTGTTCAGCACATCTTCCCAAATCTTCTGCTAGATTAAGATGGTAACAGCAACGCAAATCAAGTGACTCGAGATTAGTACAAGAATCAATAATTTTCCTCAAGCCATCATTAGTCGGCCTATTTCCGATAAGCTTGAGGTGGTGTAAATCCTGCATTGTTCTTGATATAGCAAGTGCTTCCTCATCACATGTTCTCAAACTTTCCCTCAAGTCATCGCGTGTTGTCAAACTTAGCCTCAAGTTCTGTTTGTTGAGCATAAATCTAAAACAGTTCAGTTTGAATGATTTCAAGAGAGGGCAGGCTTGTCCAACCACTTCCACAGTTTTATGTGAGATGTAACCACCACATACTGAAATTTCAAGGTCTTCCAGAGTTCCAGTACAGAAAGTTTCGAAGCCACTTCACTGAAGCCCTCGTCCGAAAAGTATGTTTTAGTTGAATATGTTAGTCACTCCTCAAAGAAATTCtgaatattatatatatatatatatatatatatatatatgaaaagtcCAATGTACGTACATATATACACACTGATATGCCAGTAATTGTGAGCATTGTGAAGTAGTGAGACATATCCGTGCAGTGCAAA harbors:
- the LOC133731256 gene encoding putative F-box/LRR-repeat protein 23, with the translated sequence MLNKQNLRLSLTTRDDLRESLRTCDEEALAISRTMQDLHHLKLIGNRPTNDGLRKIIDSCTNLESLDLRCCYHLNLAEDLGRCAEQIKSLRLPNDSVDDMDYLSSTTVNCHIAPYKDDYSDFDEEEDDDSEFDDEEDYIDIKALID
- the LOC133729192 gene encoding F-box protein SKIP19-like, coding for MDNKSNQKTLGSKPKPSPPSSRFTPARHRNWLELPPEITASILSRLGAIEILTAAEKVCRSWRAICKDPLMWRTIDMRNDGDLHDMTYDLEKMCCHAVDRSCGQLVDITVEYFGSDELLKYITDRSSGIRRLRIVRCYFITDEGLSEVALKLPMLEDLEISLCTLSQEPLEVVGRSCPLLKSVKLNNHWYQFPPDKCDNDALAVAGTMRGLQHLQLFGNKLTNDGLREILDCCPHLESLDLRYCFNLNLEGDLEKRLTGQIKRLRLPYDSTEDYEFDAMSNGYDSRDNDGDSPYGFSDSNLLSDDYEEYGFSSGSDFYDYDYGDCDDFTRLDLYDFGDMDTLPSS